The sequence GTTGGGGGAGAGCGCGATCCCCCAGGTGGAAGCATTGGCCAAAGCATTGGACTTTGAAGTAGTCCTGCTCCATATCCTGGATCCGGTAGTAACGGTAGATATGCCTGGTCTGGCGTCGGTTACCAGACCGACTTCGAAGCAATTGGCCAATGAGGAAGAGAAAGCCCTGGACTATCTGGGTAAGATTGAGACAGCGCTGCGGGAGAAAGGCCTCAACGTTTCCAGCCAGTTGCGTTCCGGTTCGGCGGCGGAAGAGATCATCGCTCTTGCCAAAGAAAACGGGATTGACCTCATTGCCATGTCCACCCATGGACGGTCCGGCATCAGCAAGTGGGTATTCGGCAGCGTTACCGATAAGGTCTTGCACGCTGGAGAAACCCCTGTTCTTGCCGTGAGACCTGCCGGTCGGTAGTCTGTGGCAGTGTGTCATGACGTGAATCCTCACGAATTTTGCAGGGGGAAGCAGATGGAAGAAATCGAACGCGATCAAATTCGCAAAGCGGTTAGAGATAATTACGCCAGCGTAGTCAGAAGCGGTGGTGTGGGATGTGGCTGCGGGCCATCTTGTTGTGGGGGAACGACCGATCCCGGTCAGGCGCGCGATAAATCTGCGCAGATGGGCTATTCGGAGGATGAGCTGGCTTGCGTTCCCGAAGGGGCTGATCTGGGTCTGGGCTGCGGAAATCCGCAGGCTATTGCCGCGCTAAAGGCAGGAGAGATTGTTCTGGATCTCGGAAGCGGCGCCGGGTTTGACTGTTTCCTGGCCGCGAGGGCAGTGGGGGAAATGGGAAAAGTTATCGGTGTGGATATGACGCCGGATATGTTGAGCAAGGCCAGGGCCAATGCCAAGAGCGGCGGCTACGGGAATGTAGAGTTCCGGCTGGGGGAAATCGAGCACCTGCCGGTTGCCGATGCGAGTGCGGATGTTATCCTTTCCAACTGCGTGATCAACCTTTCGCCCGATAAGCCCGCCGTTTTCAGGGAAGCCTTCAGGGTCCTCAAAAAGGGCGGCAGGCTGGCCATATCGGACGTGGTGGCTACAGCACTTTTGCCGGAGGAGTTGCGAAAAGAACTCTCCCTCTATACCGGATGCGTCAGCGGAGCAGCCACCATAGACGAAAATGAGCGCATGTTAACAGAAGCGGGATTCAAAAACATCCGCATAAATCCCAAGGATGAAAGCCGCCAGTTCATTCGAAACTGGTCTCCGGGAAACAGGATTGAGGACTACGTTGTCTCCGCGACGATTGAGGCAGTCAAACCGTAGTAGTGATGGATTCTCGCTTGTAAAAAGGGGTAGGATGGCCGACGTCGGCCATCCTACCCCTTTTTAACAGATATGGTTTTGAATGCTATTTGGTGGCCCGGACTGGAGCGCCCTTCATCTCCACCCTTTTCTCCGCTCTATTTTCCCACACCACCAGAAGCATGCTGGCAATAAAGATGGAGCTGTAGGCGCCTGATGCAATACCTACCAGCAAGACCATCAGCAAGTTCCTGATTGGATCGCCAACAAACAGCCAGACGGCTGCGGCTGCTATCAGGGTGGTCGAAACGGTGATCATGCAGCGGGTGAGGGTTTCCGTCAGGCTGGCATTGACTACCTCTTCAAATCGCGTACTCCGGTTTACTTTGCCCAGGTTCTCCCGGATCCGGTCGAAGACCACTACGGTATCGTTCACGCTGTAGCCGATGACCGTCAGGATACCAGTGACGAACATCAGGTTGACCTCCAGGTTGAGTGCACTGGCGAAGATGACGTAGAACGAGATGCAGATGACGATATCGTGAAGCATGGCTACCACTGCACAGGTGCCGTAGCGCAAGGGATTGGATACCTTGCGGAATGCCCACCAGATGTAGAGGAGCATGGCCACCGAGGCGATCACCACACCGATGATCGCGTTCCTGGCTCTCTCTTTGGACAGGGGGTCCGATACCGAACTGAGACTAGTGGTTGTCCACCCGGCCCTGCCGAAAGCTGCCTTGACTTGGTCTTGGTCCGGTCCTTTCAGCTCTTTGGTCTCGGCGTAGTATTTACCCCCGTCACCTTCCTGGATCGTAGCTTCCGAATGACCTAGGTCGCTAAGTTTGGTTTCTAGCGTGCCACGGGTTAGAGCCTCTGCATTGGCCACTGCCACCGTTATCAGGGTGCCATCGGCTACCGATTCGATACTCGATATCGTCAGTCCCTTGTCTTGCAATGCTCGCTCAATACGGCCTTGATCCTCTTCCGTCAACATGCCGGTGGTGATGGCGAAGGTGTTCCCCTCCAGTTCTTCAACGGTGGCCTCGGGATGCTTCTCATCCTCGAACCAGGTTTTCAGGTTATCTTGATTCCAGGCCTGTACGGTCATCGTTGTCCCGCCGGTGAAATCGATGCCCCAGGGAATCCCGCTGACAATGATGAAGATGACCCCGATAACCATCGGGATCACCGAACCGATGAAGAACCAGTTTTTCTTGCCCGTAAAGTCAATCATGTTATCGACCCTCCTTGGATGGCACGGGTTCCTTGGTCGTTGACATAAAAAGGGTAACGTCGTTTATTGCCTGACTTCTTCCCACAAACCGCAGCAGGGTGCGGGTGATGATCAGGGCGGAGAACATGCTCAGGATAACACCGATAGACAGCGTTGCCGCAAAGCCCTGAACGGCAGGCACAGTCAAAGCGCTGCCGACCCAGTACAGTACGCCACAGGTGATGAGTGTGGTGACGTTGCTGTCTCGAATCGCCGGCCAGGCACGGTTGAAGCCCATTTCAACCGATGCGCGAATGGACCGACCCATCCGCATTTCCTCTCGCATGCGTTCAAAGATGAGCACATTGGCATCCACCGCCATTCCGATGGAGAGGACGAAGCCTGCAATTCCGGCCAGAGTGAGCGTTACTCCCAGCGCCTTGAAGAGGCCCATCACCAGAGCCACATACATCAGCAAAGCCAAACCGGCCACCACTCCCGGCAGCCGATAGTAGAGGATCATGAACAGAATGATGATCCCGACTGCAACAGCGCCTGCTTTTTTACTCAGGTCCACAAAATCCTTGCCCAGGGTAGGACTGACATTGTCTTCCTCGATCGTGGTCAATGGCACAGGAATGCGTCCCGCGTTGAGAAGCTGCGTCAGGTCTTTGGCTTCGTTCAGTTTCATCCCCTCAATGATGCCGCTATCACTGATGGCAGCATTAACTTGCGGAGCGGAGATCAGTTGATCCCCGAGGAATATTCCGAGCTGCCGTTCCACCGATCTCTCGGGCAATGTATAAAGTTGGCTGGTTACTTGATAGAAGAGATCGGCTCCTTCGCTGTTCCACTTGAAGCGGATTTCCACGGAGCCACCGCTTTGAGGTATCCAATAATAAACTTCAGAGAAGAGCTGGCTGGTCAGATCCACAGGTTGGCCGTCTACCTCTCCGGTGACCAGGGTAGCAATATAATCGCCTGTTCCCTTGTCAACGGCCATCAACTCCGCTCCTCCTTCTACATTTGGACGAATGGCAAAATCTCCCTGTTCCGACACGGTAAACGTCTTGAATTTGATCAGGGCGGTTTCACCAATGAGTCTCTTCGCTTCATCGATATTGGCGATTCCCGGGAGTTCCACACGGATCCGGTCGCTTCCGCTCTTCTTGATCACGGGCTCGTTGACGCCATAGGCATTGATTCGCTTCTCCAGCACCTTTATCGTGTTTGAAATGGCTTCGCTCTCGCTGGTTCCTTCAGGCAGTTTGCTGAAGTCCGCCTGATAAACCAGAAGGGCTCCGCCTTTCAGGTCCAATCCCAGCTTGATCTCCTCACGATCGATGGCACTGTTGAAGCTGGACCAGAACAACGTCATGAGCGATAGGGACACCACGAGGACAATTAACCCGATAGTCAGTTTATCTTTAAGCGTCATGCTTCCTTCCCAGCTCCTTTCTCACAAAGTCGAAGGCATCTTCCTCACTTCCGATTTCCCCTGAAGCCTGGGCCTCTCTCACCGCTTCCAACAGCCTCCCGATCTGAGGTCCGGGCACCAACCCGAACTTTTCCATCAGGACATGACCATCGATGAGCTTTGGCGGTGAAACGGTGGCCTTATCTTCAAAGAATTTGGCCAGCATATATTGAGTTACCTCAACATGTTCCTGCCAGCCCTTCATTTCCAGCAACGGTCCACGGGTTGCCAGATGATCGGCCAGGCTCAGGAATAATACATCGATCCCCACTTCTCCCGTATCGCGAAAATAGCGGTAGATCGCGCGCCGGGTGGGCAGCTCTGAAGCGTTGCTGAGATGGCCCGGCCGCAAGTGGTGTTCCACCATCTCGGCCACCATCCTCGTCTCGCGCGAACTGAAACGGAGGCGCTCCAGTATAGACTCGGTTATGAGCGCACCCTCTTCGGCGTGGCCCAGAAAGCGTATCCTTCCAGTCTCATCTAATCGTTTGGTCTGCGGCTTGGCCACATCATGAAGCAGGGCCGCCAGCTTGATCAATCCCTTGCGGGTTCGACCGGCGGCAATCTCCTGGTTAAAATGATCGGCTAATTTGCCGCAAAAGGTCAAGGCGTCGAGGAGATCGCCTTTGTGCTCTAAAGCTGCCAGCAGGCGTTCTACAGCGGACACCGTTTCCAGAGAATGCTCGAAGACGTTCCAGAAGTGCTCTTTGGGCTGTTCTACTCCTTTGGAGAAGACCATCTCGGGGACGATCAGGTCGAGAAGGCCGAGTTGATCCAGATGAGAGAGGGAATCGGCAGCCCTATCCGTTTCCAGAATGCAGCACAACTCGTTCTGAATCCTCTCGCCGCTGACCTCCGCGATGAGGCCTCGATCACGCTCGATGAGGGCTTCGGTCTGGCTATCCAGGGAGAAACCCAGTTCGGCGGAGAAACGAAATGCCCGCAGAAGCCGTGCTGGATCATCGAGGAAGACAGTGTCGCTGACTGCCCTGATCGCCTTTTGTTCCAGATCACGGAGGCCTTCCAGGGGATCGATGAGCGCCACCTGGTTCCATCCCGCTTCAATTTCGCCCAGTTTCATGCCGATGGCGTTGATGGTGAAATCGCGCTTGGCCAGGTCGTTTTCGATCGATCCTCTTATAGTGGCAAAATCGAGATACCAGCGTTCCCCGTCTTGAGAGAGGACGACTCTGGCCACCTGATGGGTCTCGTCAAGCAGCACGAAGCTGGCATTGAAAGCATCGGCTACCTGTCTGGCGATCTGTACAGCATCTCCGGCAAGCGTGAGATCGATATCGTGGCTGGGGCGTTCCAGGAGGCCGTCTCTGATATAGCCGCCAACCACAAATCCCTCTATTTTTTGAGAGGCCAGAAACCTCCGCAAGCGGGTCAGAATTGCGGCGGCCTCTTTTCCGATGAACAGGCCTGCGCTTGTTTGCATGACGTCAGATGCCATTCTTAACCTGGTGCGAGCACTCGAAATGGATTGTCCGGCCGGTGAATTCACTTCGATTAGGATATGCTCTGGAGCATTCATTTGTCAAGCTGGCGAGCCTGTGCTTAATCCGTGGGCCTCTGGTGATTCGGGGCTTCATACGGAAGCAAGGCCGGGGACACTTTGGGGGGTGAAATCGCGTGGGCAACCGGCACAAAGGTTCCCGGTCGCATTACAACGAGGGTGGAGGGC comes from Dehalococcoidia bacterium and encodes:
- a CDS encoding arsenite methyltransferase yields the protein MEEIERDQIRKAVRDNYASVVRSGGVGCGCGPSCCGGTTDPGQARDKSAQMGYSEDELACVPEGADLGLGCGNPQAIAALKAGEIVLDLGSGAGFDCFLAARAVGEMGKVIGVDMTPDMLSKARANAKSGGYGNVEFRLGEIEHLPVADASADVILSNCVINLSPDKPAVFREAFRVLKKGGRLAISDVVATALLPEELRKELSLYTGCVSGAATIDENERMLTEAGFKNIRINPKDESRQFIRNWSPGNRIEDYVVSATIEAVKP
- the secF gene encoding protein translocase subunit SecF; its protein translation is MIDFTGKKNWFFIGSVIPMVIGVIFIIVSGIPWGIDFTGGTTMTVQAWNQDNLKTWFEDEKHPEATVEELEGNTFAITTGMLTEEDQGRIERALQDKGLTISSIESVADGTLITVAVANAEALTRGTLETKLSDLGHSEATIQEGDGGKYYAETKELKGPDQDQVKAAFGRAGWTTTSLSSVSDPLSKERARNAIIGVVIASVAMLLYIWWAFRKVSNPLRYGTCAVVAMLHDIVICISFYVIFASALNLEVNLMFVTGILTVIGYSVNDTVVVFDRIRENLGKVNRSTRFEEVVNASLTETLTRCMITVSTTLIAAAAVWLFVGDPIRNLLMVLLVGIASGAYSSIFIASMLLVVWENRAEKRVEMKGAPVRATK
- the secD gene encoding protein translocase subunit SecD — translated: MTLKDKLTIGLIVLVVSLSLMTLFWSSFNSAIDREEIKLGLDLKGGALLVYQADFSKLPEGTSESEAISNTIKVLEKRINAYGVNEPVIKKSGSDRIRVELPGIANIDEAKRLIGETALIKFKTFTVSEQGDFAIRPNVEGGAELMAVDKGTGDYIATLVTGEVDGQPVDLTSQLFSEVYYWIPQSGGSVEIRFKWNSEGADLFYQVTSQLYTLPERSVERQLGIFLGDQLISAPQVNAAISDSGIIEGMKLNEAKDLTQLLNAGRIPVPLTTIEEDNVSPTLGKDFVDLSKKAGAVAVGIIILFMILYYRLPGVVAGLALLMYVALVMGLFKALGVTLTLAGIAGFVLSIGMAVDANVLIFERMREEMRMGRSIRASVEMGFNRAWPAIRDSNVTTLITCGVLYWVGSALTVPAVQGFAATLSIGVILSMFSALIITRTLLRFVGRSQAINDVTLFMSTTKEPVPSKEGR
- a CDS encoding HD domain-containing protein: MASDVMQTSAGLFIGKEAAAILTRLRRFLASQKIEGFVVGGYIRDGLLERPSHDIDLTLAGDAVQIARQVADAFNASFVLLDETHQVARVVLSQDGERWYLDFATIRGSIENDLAKRDFTINAIGMKLGEIEAGWNQVALIDPLEGLRDLEQKAIRAVSDTVFLDDPARLLRAFRFSAELGFSLDSQTEALIERDRGLIAEVSGERIQNELCCILETDRAADSLSHLDQLGLLDLIVPEMVFSKGVEQPKEHFWNVFEHSLETVSAVERLLAALEHKGDLLDALTFCGKLADHFNQEIAAGRTRKGLIKLAALLHDVAKPQTKRLDETGRIRFLGHAEEGALITESILERLRFSSRETRMVAEMVEHHLRPGHLSNASELPTRRAIYRYFRDTGEVGIDVLFLSLADHLATRGPLLEMKGWQEHVEVTQYMLAKFFEDKATVSPPKLIDGHVLMEKFGLVPGPQIGRLLEAVREAQASGEIGSEEDAFDFVRKELGRKHDA